In one Verrucomicrobiota bacterium genomic region, the following are encoded:
- a CDS encoding glycoside hydrolase family 99-like domain-containing protein — translation MKSRIQITVLLMLASLVQVRAGEPLVQEWVFTQESARKEWTANGHIKDVKPTRDGISFRTEGSDPIFTLQTMLNVPATPWQMVEICLKADHDGVGELFWSNTQEGKYGGFTSEKVTRYTATGGTNWQTIRLLPFWQTEKRIMRLRLDVYDGTRFELASIRIVDLMTDAAPVKPDFDFTQGGCGWLPLDGATGTTNKLGVIVGLPTSRSFFLSPAVQFSSEDAAYLAVRLAATKGRTGKLYFATDQSPGWQTVAFPITADGRPHTYNLDMLTVEKWRGRIVALGLRPTDATNTASMVNWLRVGTGPQGSAQIQVLSFGLDEALPRVGGEYRILAHLVNTGGAPLTGLQAELTLPKGAIAVVKPLHGALTNQLAFGETLDLAWRFKPAAPISGDAVLRLTASAANPVTTQAPMRVTPTLRLEKASYVPEPKPVRGPYEVGAYYYPGWQDASRWQPLQNFPERKPVLGWYAEGSPEVADWHIKWAVEHGITFFAYDWYWSQGARHNEHGLHDGYFKARYRNLLKFCLLWANHNPKNTSSQADCLAVTRYWITNYFKRPEHLTVEGKPVMIIFSEDRLASDLGVEGVKTAFEAMRAECRQAGLPGLYLVTCVNSVGQARRAAQQGYDAVSAYNWPHLGAAADEKAAPYSTLIGGYYRQWQHIVSETAIPLMLPICGGWDSRPWHGDNALVRYERTPELFRQHLLDARSFMDQVQKPSPVTRFALVEAWNEWGEGSYIEPHQQYGFSYLDAIREVFSGATNAHVDFGPADVGMGPYEVPTMEPSKTAWEFTQATEVWNSHMHLDDVKVVEGALTGRSVGNDPAFFSPPLKVQSAQFGKIQLRMKLTDTTGQGFKDQGQMFWSTARLHESEATSMRFEVAGDGQWHDYEVPVSQSKRWQGTITRLRLDPCNRAGVQIAVDYLRLVK, via the coding sequence ATGAAATCGCGTATCCAGATTACGGTATTGCTGATGCTTGCCAGCTTGGTCCAGGTCCGGGCCGGGGAACCGCTGGTCCAGGAATGGGTCTTCACCCAGGAATCCGCCCGCAAAGAGTGGACGGCCAACGGCCACATCAAAGACGTGAAGCCCACCCGCGATGGCATCTCCTTTCGGACGGAAGGGAGCGACCCCATCTTTACGCTCCAGACCATGCTCAACGTTCCCGCCACCCCCTGGCAGATGGTGGAGATTTGTTTGAAAGCCGACCATGACGGAGTCGGGGAACTGTTCTGGAGCAACACTCAGGAAGGCAAGTATGGCGGGTTCACCTCGGAAAAGGTGACACGCTACACCGCCACCGGCGGCACCAATTGGCAAACCATCCGGCTGCTGCCATTTTGGCAGACGGAAAAACGCATCATGCGCTTGCGCCTGGATGTGTACGACGGCACCCGGTTTGAACTGGCCTCCATCCGGATTGTGGACCTGATGACGGACGCGGCGCCGGTCAAACCAGACTTTGATTTCACGCAGGGCGGATGTGGTTGGCTTCCGCTGGATGGCGCAACCGGCACGACGAACAAGCTCGGCGTCATCGTGGGTTTGCCCACCAGCCGCAGCTTCTTCCTCTCGCCCGCCGTCCAGTTTTCGAGCGAAGATGCCGCGTATCTGGCCGTGCGCCTGGCCGCCACCAAAGGGCGCACCGGCAAGTTGTATTTTGCCACCGACCAATCGCCCGGCTGGCAAACGGTGGCGTTTCCCATCACGGCGGATGGCCGCCCGCACACCTACAATCTGGATATGCTGACGGTGGAGAAATGGCGGGGCCGCATTGTCGCACTCGGGTTGCGCCCGACGGATGCGACCAATACCGCCAGCATGGTCAACTGGCTGCGCGTGGGCACGGGACCGCAAGGTTCGGCGCAAATCCAGGTCCTGTCGTTTGGCCTGGATGAAGCCTTGCCGCGGGTCGGCGGCGAATATCGGATACTGGCGCACCTGGTTAACACCGGCGGCGCGCCGCTCACGGGACTCCAGGCCGAGTTGACCTTACCCAAGGGGGCCATTGCCGTGGTGAAGCCGCTGCACGGGGCGCTGACCAACCAACTCGCCTTTGGCGAGACCCTGGATCTCGCCTGGCGCTTCAAGCCGGCGGCGCCGATCTCTGGCGATGCGGTGCTGCGGCTCACCGCCTCCGCCGCCAATCCGGTTACCACCCAGGCGCCGATGCGCGTCACTCCCACGCTGCGCCTGGAAAAAGCATCCTATGTTCCCGAGCCGAAACCGGTGCGTGGTCCTTACGAGGTGGGCGCATATTATTATCCCGGCTGGCAGGATGCGAGCCGCTGGCAGCCCCTCCAGAATTTTCCCGAGCGCAAGCCGGTGCTGGGTTGGTACGCCGAAGGCAGCCCGGAGGTCGCCGACTGGCATATCAAATGGGCCGTGGAGCATGGCATCACCTTCTTTGCCTACGATTGGTATTGGAGTCAGGGAGCACGCCACAACGAACACGGGCTGCACGACGGCTATTTCAAGGCGCGCTATCGCAATCTGTTGAAGTTCTGCCTGCTCTGGGCGAATCATAACCCGAAAAACACCTCATCCCAGGCGGATTGCCTGGCGGTCACCCGCTATTGGATCACCAATTATTTCAAGCGGCCCGAGCATCTCACCGTCGAGGGTAAGCCGGTGATGATTATTTTCAGCGAGGATCGCCTTGCCTCAGACCTCGGCGTGGAAGGCGTAAAAACGGCCTTCGAGGCGATGCGCGCCGAATGTCGCCAGGCGGGCTTGCCCGGCCTGTATCTCGTCACCTGTGTGAACAGCGTGGGGCAGGCCCGACGGGCCGCGCAGCAGGGGTACGATGCCGTGAGCGCCTACAACTGGCCGCATCTCGGCGCGGCGGCGGATGAAAAGGCCGCTCCGTATTCCACCTTGATCGGTGGCTACTATCGTCAGTGGCAACACATCGTGTCCGAGACCGCCATCCCGCTGATGCTGCCGATCTGCGGCGGCTGGGATAGCCGGCCATGGCATGGCGATAACGCGTTGGTGCGGTATGAACGCACCCCGGAATTATTCCGCCAACACCTGCTCGATGCCCGGTCGTTCATGGACCAGGTCCAGAAGCCATCCCCGGTCACCCGCTTTGCGTTGGTGGAGGCATGGAATGAATGGGGGGAAGGCTCCTATATCGAGCCGCATCAACAATACGGTTTCAGCTATCTGGATGCCATTCGTGAGGTATTTTCCGGTGCCACGAATGCGCACGTGGATTTCGGTCCGGCGGATGTCGGCATGGGGCCGTATGAGGTCCCGACCATGGAACCATCGAAAACGGCCTGGGAATTTACCCAGGCGACGGAGGTGTGGAATTCGCACATGCATCTGGATGACGTAAAAGTGGTGGAAGGGGCGTTGACCGGGCGTTCCGTGGGCAATGATCCCGCGTTCTTTAGCCCGCCCTTAAAGGTCCAGTCCGCCCAGTTTGGGAAAATCCAACTGCGCATGAAGCTGACCGATACCACCGGCCAGGGTTTCAAGGATCAGGGGCAGATGTTCTGGAGCACCGCGCGTTTGCACGAAAGCGAAGCCACCAGTATGCGCTTTGAAGTTGCCGGGGATGGTCAATGGCACGACTACGAAGTGCCGGTAAGCCAAAGCAAACGCTGGCAGGGAACCATCACCCGGCTGCGGCTGGACCCCTGCAACCGCGCTGGCGTCCAGATCGCCGTGGATTACCTGCGCCTGGTCAAATGA
- a CDS encoding fibronectin type III domain-containing protein, which translates to MAPTPLTWNGTYPDGTPFRWGDRGLVWNGNVPEPQPYKHMTHLRVLLGFTNAPDHSLEETGGRVLAQLFDIPAYANPPVTKVALQAAVTDFTNAIAAQPDGGKAATADKNNKRAILVTLLRKLAGHVQEHCGDDLALLLSSGFEAVSGHSPSTPLPKPADVRVENGNSGQLKIRVKAIANARCYEVRYAVIAAGGTLGPWQMGGLFTSSRDILLDGLTPGTNYSIQVRAVGGSTRKSDWSDPISHMSL; encoded by the coding sequence ATGGCACCTACCCCCCTTACCTGGAACGGCACCTACCCGGACGGCACCCCGTTTCGGTGGGGTGACCGCGGCTTGGTCTGGAATGGTAATGTGCCGGAACCTCAACCGTATAAACATATGACTCATCTGCGAGTATTACTCGGCTTCACCAATGCCCCCGACCACTCCCTGGAGGAAACGGGCGGGCGCGTCCTGGCCCAACTCTTTGACATCCCCGCCTATGCCAACCCGCCCGTGACGAAAGTGGCATTGCAGGCGGCGGTGACGGACTTCACCAACGCCATCGCCGCCCAACCCGATGGCGGCAAGGCGGCCACGGCGGATAAAAACAACAAGCGCGCGATCCTGGTGACCCTGCTGCGCAAGCTGGCCGGTCACGTCCAGGAACATTGCGGTGATGACCTGGCCCTCTTGCTCAGCAGCGGCTTTGAAGCCGTGAGCGGCCACAGCCCCTCCACTCCCTTGCCCAAGCCCGCCGATGTGCGCGTGGAAAACGGCAACAGCGGCCAACTCAAAATCCGCGTCAAAGCCATCGCCAATGCCCGTTGCTACGAGGTGCGTTATGCCGTGATCGCCGCCGGTGGCACGCTCGGCCCCTGGCAGATGGGCGGGTTATTCACCAGCTCCCGCGACATACTCCTCGACGGTCTGACGCCGGGCACCAACTACAGCATCCAGGTCCGCGCCGTGGGCGGTTCCACCCGCAAAAGCGATTGGAGCGACCCGATCAGCCACATGAGTTTGTGA
- a CDS encoding right-handed parallel beta-helix repeat-containing protein, which yields MKPLRWMMLLVVGPALTALARDIYVDPDHGQDTFNGLAQTVAASPAGPVKTIARGIALAKAGDTVHLANLNRPYHESILLNKRSGAPGKPLIIDGHGATLTGVEPLDPKAWVDLGDGLYRSDSLFATVRGDDAVLLRMFFIFKGQIQYMDRVSKGARAPFKKPGELAPGQWTYQAEGKAFYLRLAPGQALAEAGIEIPHRSNGVGISGSTNEHLIIRNLTCTRFINDGFNLHNSSRDVRFENIKAIDNGDDGLSAHETCEFEVDGFEARGNATGVCNIGRSRCKLNHLRLEGNRGYEFFALEETTFELRNSLILPTTAAHPVTIMGQAKSNQTTRVTMDNVQVIYRGDKPRQFEVLRNSILQATRLTTQGLTWNVTGEVTLDHSLLCGGNAVRLTCGTTAVWHGDNNLYDLGGFTYNGHTFPPADFANFQRATGHDVHSRCQTLAPHELPGGSAPKISDK from the coding sequence ATGAAACCGCTACGCTGGATGATGCTGTTGGTGGTCGGCCCGGCGTTGACGGCGCTGGCGCGGGACATCTACGTGGACCCGGATCATGGCCAAGATACCTTCAACGGCCTGGCGCAAACCGTCGCCGCCAGCCCGGCGGGGCCGGTGAAGACCATCGCACGCGGCATCGCCCTCGCGAAGGCCGGGGATACTGTTCACCTGGCCAACCTCAACCGACCCTATCACGAAAGCATCCTGTTAAACAAACGCTCGGGCGCGCCCGGCAAGCCGCTGATCATTGACGGTCACGGCGCCACTCTCACGGGCGTGGAACCGCTCGATCCCAAAGCCTGGGTGGACCTGGGCGATGGCCTGTACCGCAGCGATTCCCTCTTTGCCACGGTGCGCGGCGATGACGCCGTGCTCCTGCGCATGTTCTTTATTTTCAAAGGGCAGATTCAATACATGGACCGCGTCAGCAAAGGCGCCCGCGCCCCGTTCAAAAAGCCCGGCGAACTCGCGCCCGGCCAATGGACCTATCAGGCGGAAGGCAAGGCGTTCTACCTGCGCCTCGCCCCCGGCCAGGCGCTGGCCGAGGCCGGCATTGAGATTCCCCACCGCTCCAACGGCGTGGGCATCAGCGGCAGCACCAACGAGCACCTGATCATTCGCAACCTCACCTGCACCCGGTTCATCAACGACGGCTTCAACCTCCACAACTCCAGCCGCGACGTGCGCTTCGAGAACATCAAGGCCATTGACAACGGCGACGATGGCCTCAGCGCCCATGAAACCTGCGAGTTTGAAGTGGATGGCTTCGAGGCCCGCGGCAACGCCACCGGCGTCTGCAACATCGGCCGGAGCCGTTGCAAACTCAACCATCTCCGCCTGGAAGGCAACCGGGGCTATGAATTCTTCGCCCTGGAAGAGACCACCTTTGAGCTGCGCAACTCCCTGATCCTCCCCACCACGGCGGCGCACCCCGTCACCATCATGGGCCAAGCCAAATCCAACCAAACCACGCGCGTCACCATGGACAATGTCCAGGTGATCTATCGCGGCGATAAACCCCGGCAATTTGAAGTGCTCCGCAACAGCATCCTGCAAGCCACCCGGCTGACGACCCAGGGATTGACCTGGAACGTCACGGGGGAAGTCACCCTCGACCACAGCCTGCTCTGCGGCGGCAACGCCGTGCGGCTGACCTGCGGCACCACCGCCGTCTGGCACGGCGATAACAACCTCTACGACCTCGGCGGATTCACCTACAACGGGCACACCTTCCCCCCGGCGGACTTCGCCAACTTCCAACGCGCCACCGGGCACGACGTCCATTCCCGCTGCCAAACCCTGGCACCCCACGAACTGCCGGGCGGCAGCGCACCAAAAATTTCTGACAAATAA